The following coding sequences lie in one Helicobacter kayseriensis genomic window:
- a CDS encoding menaquinone biosynthesis family protein, producing MREICIAHSPDADDLFMYYAIVFGWVDTPCAFKNIALDIQTLNALALQKFYAVSAISFGVYPLIAQDYALLRTGLSFGKGYGPKLIKKKDKILKKHFKVALSGEHTTNALLFRLKYPQARIIYKNFLDIETAVLSGEVDAGVLIHESILNFDASLSVEAHLWDIWLDLTKKELPLPLGGMAISRSIPLIQAIAIEESLTKAVKIATTQKQILSKMLLDRHLVRVNSKDLETYLNLYANTDSISLNQTQLRGIEKLFELGYEGGFYPHKIDPLDCLIPSEYKQVRYN from the coding sequence ATGCGTGAGATTTGCATTGCACACAGTCCAGATGCTGATGATTTATTTATGTATTATGCGATTGTGTTTGGATGGGTAGATACGCCTTGTGCTTTTAAAAATATCGCACTGGATATTCAAACTCTCAATGCTCTTGCTCTTCAAAAATTCTATGCAGTGAGTGCAATTTCTTTTGGCGTTTATCCACTCATTGCCCAAGATTATGCCCTTTTGAGAACTGGTCTAAGCTTTGGGAAAGGATATGGTCCAAAACTCATTAAAAAGAAGGACAAGATTCTTAAAAAACACTTCAAAGTCGCACTCAGTGGAGAACATACAACCAACGCTCTACTCTTTCGCCTCAAATACCCTCAAGCAAGAATTATTTACAAAAACTTTTTAGATATAGAAACTGCTGTTTTGAGCGGTGAAGTTGATGCGGGGGTTTTGATCCATGAATCAATCCTTAACTTTGATGCATCTTTGAGTGTTGAGGCCCACTTGTGGGATATTTGGCTTGATCTTACAAAAAAAGAGCTCCCTCTTCCACTTGGAGGAATGGCTATTTCACGATCCATTCCCCTAATCCAAGCAATTGCCATTGAAGAATCACTCACCAAAGCAGTCAAAATCGCCACAACACAAAAACAAATCCTCTCAAAAATGCTCCTAGATCGCCATCTTGTTAGAGTAAATTCTAAAGATTTGGAGACTTATCTCAATTTGTATGCCAATACAGATTCCATTTCTTTAAATCAAACACAGCTAAGAGGGATTGAAAAGCTCTTTGAGCTAGGATATGAGGGAGGGTTTTATCCTCACAAAATCGATCCTCTTGATTGTCTCATTCCCTCAGAATATAAGCAGGTTCGCTACAACTAA
- a CDS encoding cory-CC-star protein, with translation MRNIYSPISKFLKDYYEVGYKRALKKEQEEIEALLMLLAFSEMMGIANPYEFHMLELIPDLMPKFHQWHKKIGFEKSPFDFFPCACC, from the coding sequence ATGCGTAATATTTATAGCCCAATCAGTAAATTTCTCAAAGATTACTATGAAGTTGGCTACAAACGAGCCCTCAAAAAAGAACAAGAAGAAATAGAGGCACTCCTAATGCTTTTGGCATTTTCAGAGATGATGGGGATTGCTAATCCTTATGAATTTCATATGCTTGAATTGATTCCTGATCTAATGCCCAAATTTCATCAGTGGCATAAAAAAATAGGGTTTGAAAAATCACCCTTTGATTTCTTTCCCTGCGCATGCTGTTAA
- a CDS encoding outer membrane beta-barrel protein, with protein MKKSLLFFALTLLLSLYAQEDQSQQEQELPFTDTPKELTLAQKKSGFVVGVEALFGSSTIHHENVSQSSSGFSLMGGFYGGYQHYFDDHFGIRALLSVHDGTPIIGNVDLANQTFQISALPFWVGTQLDVLWDFWQKEEHTLGISAGLGYNFETYHAREAKINQTTYTLSNLYQHNLYPIIGFHYYYGHHQMSLNYRFIGTLNSPLKEYFVAGIPLKTKYNFTDYLNFSYTYRF; from the coding sequence ATGAAAAAAAGTTTATTATTTTTTGCACTTACCCTACTTTTGTCTCTTTATGCCCAAGAAGATCAGTCTCAACAAGAACAAGAACTCCCCTTTACAGATACCCCAAAAGAACTCACTCTTGCTCAGAAAAAATCGGGATTTGTTGTTGGGGTAGAAGCACTATTTGGATCTTCCACAATCCATCATGAAAATGTCTCCCAAAGCTCATCAGGCTTTTCTCTTATGGGGGGATTTTATGGAGGATACCAACACTATTTTGATGATCATTTCGGAATCCGTGCATTGCTAAGCGTTCATGATGGGACACCTATTATTGGAAATGTTGATTTGGCAAATCAAACATTTCAAATCTCTGCTCTTCCATTTTGGGTAGGTACACAACTTGATGTTTTGTGGGATTTTTGGCAAAAAGAAGAGCACACCTTAGGAATCAGCGCAGGACTAGGATATAACTTTGAAACCTACCATGCAAGAGAAGCCAAAATCAATCAAACCACTTATACGCTCTCTAATCTTTACCAACACAACCTATATCCCATCATCGGATTCCACTACTATTATGGACATCATCAAATGAGCTTAAACTATCGCTTTATAGGGACGCTCAATTCTCCTCTCAAGGAATATTTTGTCGCAGGAATTCCACTTAAGACAAAATATAACTTTACTGATTATTTGAATTTCTCCTACACTTATCGCTTTTAG
- a CDS encoding damage-control phosphatase ARMT1 family protein: MKAQSDCFACLKRQVCAHPVAIEEYQSFLQSIPKDQNGASIALSPPQIAIGLYEKIARDLGVSDPFAHIKAQSIQKASQILQMLDLEVLSLEEALRLSALGNVIDYGSASQFCIQDFDFMQELSRMDFACFDFDRFQDALEGARSLVMLGDNAGENLFDEVLLRVLSRQYPNLELFYFVRGKPIINDITLLDLQRFEECRGIFEVAQVVDSGVKSPGFVYGDASTEAQQIFSRSDLVLSKGMGNFECLDERKDSRIFYLLKIKCQVVADRLGFALGKMVFRQNHFVL; encoded by the coding sequence ATGAAAGCCCAAAGTGATTGTTTTGCTTGTCTTAAGCGACAAGTATGTGCTCATCCTGTTGCGATAGAAGAATACCAATCTTTTCTCCAAAGTATTCCCAAAGATCAAAATGGGGCAAGTATTGCATTATCTCCACCACAAATTGCAATTGGGCTATATGAGAAGATTGCTAGAGATCTTGGTGTGTCTGATCCCTTTGCTCATATCAAGGCACAAAGCATTCAAAAAGCTAGTCAGATTTTGCAAATGCTAGATCTAGAAGTGCTCTCATTGGAGGAGGCTTTGAGATTATCTGCTTTGGGAAATGTGATTGATTATGGTTCGGCAAGTCAGTTTTGCATCCAAGATTTTGATTTTATGCAAGAGCTTAGCAGAATGGATTTTGCTTGTTTTGATTTTGATAGATTCCAAGATGCTTTAGAGGGTGCAAGAAGTCTTGTAATGCTTGGCGATAATGCTGGAGAGAATCTGTTTGATGAGGTTTTATTGAGGGTTTTATCAAGGCAGTATCCCAACCTTGAGTTATTTTACTTTGTGCGCGGAAAGCCCATTATCAATGATATTACTCTTTTGGACTTGCAGAGGTTTGAGGAATGCAGGGGGATATTTGAGGTTGCGCAAGTGGTAGATAGCGGAGTGAAAAGTCCAGGATTTGTCTATGGTGATGCAAGCACGGAGGCTCAGCAAATTTTTTCAAGATCAGATCTTGTGTTGAGTAAGGGGATGGGAAATTTTGAATGTTTGGATGAGAGAAAAGATTCAAGGATTTTCTATCTTTTGAAGATTAAGTGTCAAGTCGTAGCAGATAGATTGGGATTTGCTTTGGGAAAAATGGTTTTTAGACAAAATCATTTTGTTTTATGA
- a CDS encoding ArsA family ATPase, with the protein MLLNQIIFIGGKGGVGKSTISSSLALNLSLQNKKTLLISTDPAHNLNDIFSIPYATQISQINPYLSIQQIIPQEEALSYMQEIAQKTKKFLGAHHYELIDRYYKSAAQNGITQESALFDKLVKLITHSQAQWDHIIIDTAPTGHTLRFFTLAQTLKTWSKTMLGYQQKNNHLYHILGSPSYENNSLQQHLEERYQIYQAFQSILTHPQKTSIIFALTPDLLSIHETQRAIEEIQKDKIHIHALAINKILPPSHDPFFKKRYEIQEKYLSQIQQKFSQFPQWFIHHLKEDILEQKHILSLLLPLFRSPNNDKI; encoded by the coding sequence ATGCTGTTAAATCAAATTATTTTTATTGGAGGGAAGGGAGGAGTGGGAAAAAGCACAATTTCTAGCTCCCTTGCTCTAAATCTATCACTTCAGAACAAAAAAACACTTCTTATCTCCACAGATCCTGCACACAATCTCAATGATATTTTTTCTATCCCCTATGCAACACAAATCAGTCAAATCAACCCCTATCTATCCATTCAACAAATTATTCCCCAAGAAGAAGCCCTCTCTTATATGCAAGAAATTGCACAAAAAACAAAAAAATTTCTTGGGGCTCATCACTATGAGCTTATTGATCGCTATTACAAAAGCGCTGCACAAAATGGTATCACGCAAGAATCTGCCCTTTTTGACAAGCTTGTCAAACTCATCACTCACAGCCAAGCACAATGGGATCATATCATCATTGATACAGCACCCACTGGACACACTTTGAGATTCTTTACACTAGCCCAAACGCTCAAAACTTGGAGCAAAACAATGCTTGGATATCAACAAAAAAATAATCATCTCTATCATATCTTAGGCTCCCCTTCTTATGAAAACAACTCTTTACAACAACATCTAGAAGAGAGATATCAAATCTACCAAGCATTTCAATCCATCCTTACTCATCCCCAAAAAACTTCTATTATTTTTGCCCTCACTCCCGATCTGCTCTCCATCCACGAAACTCAAAGAGCTATAGAAGAGATTCAAAAAGACAAAATCCACATCCATGCTCTTGCTATTAACAAAATCCTTCCTCCAAGCCATGATCCATTTTTTAAAAAACGCTATGAGATTCAAGAAAAATATCTCTCTCAAATTCAACAAAAATTTTCTCAATTCCCCCAATGGTTCATACACCACCTCAAAGAAGATATCTTAGAACAAAAGCACATTCTCTCTTTGCTCTTACCTCTTTTCCGCTCCCCCAATAATGATAAAATTTGA
- a CDS encoding carbon starvation CstA family protein, whose amino-acid sequence MNALILLVIGLVAFGFGWFIYSKFVASKILKLDANFSTPSHTMRDEVDYIPTHKFVLWGHHFTAVAGAAPIVGPAIAVQWGWMPAFFWVVLGTIFFAGVHDMGALWASVRHQGQSIGGVCRKIVGSKVGQLFMIVIFLVLLMVNSAFGVIIANESVAYPSTIIPAWGAIFVAIFMGISIYHFRLNLGIVTLIGVVALYGLIPLGNVIPISLPAEFLGFNAYQQWIIILFLYAGVASIMPVWLLLQPRDYINGIQLFIGLILLYSSIFLVAPAVVAPKLIPSITQEGGWQILIPVLFITVACGAISGFHGIVASGTTSKQVDKETDVRFVGYLGALGEGSLALGTIIACIAGLGLINPDLSVDTWASLYKGGAANFSLGGAAILHSGLGIPQSLGQTLLSLMVILFAATTMDAGIRLQRYIVQEWGELYKIHFLKNKWVSTLVAVGLCFSLSWSGLGEGGQNEVAIWPLFGATNQILASLTLLTLGVILIQNKRIKGSLVVLIPMSFILCMSLWGALIKMKDYYTQESYLLFVISFIVIVVTISVVLSALSCISKILRSKHA is encoded by the coding sequence ATGAATGCTCTTATTTTGCTTGTGATTGGCTTAGTTGCCTTTGGTTTTGGATGGTTTATTTACTCAAAATTTGTTGCCTCAAAAATCTTAAAACTTGATGCAAATTTTTCTACCCCCTCACATACTATGCGAGATGAAGTGGATTATATCCCCACCCATAAATTTGTCCTATGGGGACATCACTTTACAGCTGTTGCCGGAGCTGCACCTATTGTTGGCCCAGCGATTGCCGTTCAATGGGGTTGGATGCCTGCATTCTTTTGGGTTGTTCTAGGAACGATATTTTTTGCAGGGGTTCATGATATGGGTGCTCTTTGGGCAAGCGTTCGCCATCAAGGACAATCAATTGGTGGAGTTTGTCGCAAGATTGTAGGTTCAAAGGTGGGACAACTTTTTATGATTGTGATCTTTTTAGTTCTTTTGATGGTCAACAGTGCTTTTGGCGTCATTATTGCCAATGAATCCGTTGCCTATCCTTCGACCATTATCCCTGCGTGGGGAGCCATATTTGTAGCAATCTTTATGGGAATCTCAATCTATCACTTTAGACTCAATCTTGGAATAGTAACACTTATTGGAGTGGTCGCTCTTTATGGGCTAATTCCTCTCGGAAATGTGATCCCTATCTCTCTTCCTGCTGAATTTTTGGGTTTTAATGCTTATCAACAATGGATCATCATCCTCTTTTTATATGCAGGAGTTGCATCAATTATGCCCGTTTGGCTTTTGCTTCAACCCCGTGACTACATCAATGGAATCCAACTTTTTATCGGTCTCATTTTGCTTTATAGCTCTATCTTCCTAGTTGCTCCAGCCGTTGTGGCTCCCAAACTCATTCCATCCATCACGCAAGAGGGTGGATGGCAGATTCTTATTCCTGTGCTTTTTATTACTGTTGCCTGTGGTGCTATCAGTGGATTTCACGGGATTGTTGCTTCTGGAACAACTTCTAAGCAGGTTGATAAAGAAACCGATGTAAGATTTGTTGGTTATCTTGGGGCTTTAGGAGAAGGCTCTCTTGCCCTTGGAACAATCATTGCCTGCATTGCTGGACTTGGACTGATTAATCCTGATTTATCAGTTGATACTTGGGCTTCTCTATACAAAGGGGGAGCAGCCAACTTTTCCCTTGGAGGGGCGGCTATTTTACACTCTGGGCTTGGCATCCCCCAATCTCTTGGACAAACTCTTCTATCTCTTATGGTGATTCTATTTGCAGCGACCACAATGGATGCGGGAATCAGATTGCAACGCTATATTGTTCAAGAATGGGGAGAGCTTTATAAAATCCATTTTCTTAAAAACAAATGGGTTTCGACACTTGTGGCTGTTGGACTCTGCTTTAGCCTATCATGGAGTGGTTTAGGAGAAGGGGGACAAAATGAAGTTGCAATCTGGCCACTTTTTGGCGCAACCAATCAGATCCTTGCCTCTCTCACACTCCTCACTCTTGGAGTGATTCTAATCCAAAATAAACGCATTAAAGGCTCATTGGTTGTACTTATTCCGATGAGCTTTATTTTATGTATGTCGCTTTGGGGAGCACTTATTAAAATGAAAGATTACTACACGCAAGAAAGTTATCTTCTTTTTGTGATCAGCTTTATTGTTATTGTTGTCACAATTTCTGTTGTCCTATCAGCCCTCTCTTGCATTTCCAAAATTCTAAGAAGCAAACATGCGTAA
- a CDS encoding DUF3972 domain-containing protein, with amino-acid sequence MQWRDIESFIEDTSYTKAQIARLVKNGEIEAKNQEGKLYLRHKESLPALNASSKALVKEPEVLMQEVLQKVLDIHSKFALAKDEVIASLKSENEFLKSAVLSMQEAYMQDKKMLDFLREELQRSRQELELVKKKYRLMWDKINDAKE; translated from the coding sequence ATGCAATGGCGAGATATAGAGAGTTTTATTGAGGATACCTCATACACAAAAGCTCAGATTGCTAGGCTTGTAAAAAATGGAGAGATTGAGGCAAAAAATCAAGAAGGAAAGTTATATTTAAGACACAAGGAGAGCTTACCTGCACTCAACGCTTCAAGCAAGGCCCTTGTGAAAGAGCCAGAAGTTTTAATGCAGGAAGTTTTGCAAAAAGTATTGGATATCCACTCTAAATTTGCTCTTGCAAAAGATGAGGTGATTGCTAGCTTAAAGAGTGAGAATGAATTTCTTAAAAGTGCAGTTTTGTCTATGCAAGAGGCTTATATGCAAGATAAAAAAATGCTTGATTTTTTGCGTGAAGAATTGCAAAGAAGCAGGCAGGAGCTGGAGCTAGTGAAGAAAAAATATCGATTGATGTGGGATAAGATCAATGATGCAAAAGAGTGA
- a CDS encoding FtsK/SpoIIIE family DNA translocase, translated as MITFLVFLELLLIFGAFGLMGKFGSSFFGFNFYLFGILCYLWPILLFYIIRSYQKHKKNFWHFLEISLGTIALFLFLLVIQALSFKTGIFGRAITTSLVPHIGYFGIWIVSIFGLCVCLLSLSQKDPIQLIKQANLPHILTKTKHFFSQCLLGGIKKSLPIFKKISISCKHIFHSAKLHFSHHSPALPFAKKDSQDSLVDLKNLLPHPQETHQSANPNPTQPAQPKQERIMFKKDEKLNIQEFVIATKTEEKKVNIRVVDKIQPQKENPFLKDHFPLGATQAISTSAELLKKIKTQDSQPQNPTQEPQISPSQSATSSQPYHPSPSLDQHISDHPYSPEETLELPTEDASLKTSPQTDLPSPEENPKHTSLATQYPSQDQPSPSQDSISSTPSPTPPSLAPSPIAPNAFSKPRVAHIKTLEENEALLKEIDQGNVAIPKDYKLPPISLLSPAPQQENEIDENEIDSKIQSLLEKLSVFKIEGDVIRTYSGPIITTLEFRPAPNVKVSRIQSLENDIAMALEAKSIRIQAPIPGKNVVGIEIPNSNTQTIYLREIFESEIFQNSASPLTLALGKDVVGNPFITDLKKLPHLLIAGTTGSGKSVGVNAMILSLLYRNSPDDLKLMMVDPKMVEFMPYSDLPHLITPIITDPKKAVIGLANAVREMERRYTLMSQSRTKEIISYNQKAQEMGLEKFPYFVIIIDELADLMMTAGKEVEYSMARIAQMGRASGMHLIVATQSPRAEVLTGLIKTNLPAHLSYKVGTKIDAGIIGCAGAETLLGRGDMLFTPPGVSGLVRLHAPWSSEDEVNAIVSYIKDQRETLYDPSFLPEEKEVFGALDCNDLDDETAQLLERAKQIIIQDGKTSISYLQRRLSIGYNKAATLIEKLEQIGFLSEADSKGNRQIL; from the coding sequence TTGATTACTTTTCTTGTTTTTTTAGAATTGCTTCTCATCTTTGGTGCTTTTGGATTAATGGGGAAATTTGGAAGCTCTTTTTTTGGATTCAATTTCTATCTTTTTGGAATCCTTTGCTATTTGTGGCCAATTTTGCTTTTTTATATCATTCGCTCCTATCAAAAGCACAAAAAAAACTTTTGGCATTTCCTTGAAATCTCGCTTGGCACCATTGCATTATTTCTTTTTCTCCTAGTGATTCAAGCCCTATCTTTTAAAACAGGTATTTTTGGCAGAGCAATCACCACATCTCTTGTCCCACACATTGGTTATTTTGGAATCTGGATTGTGTCAATTTTTGGCCTTTGTGTTTGCCTCCTCTCTCTAAGCCAAAAAGACCCTATCCAACTCATCAAACAAGCAAACCTTCCACACATATTGACCAAAACAAAACATTTCTTTTCTCAATGCCTCTTGGGGGGGATCAAAAAAAGCTTGCCTATTTTTAAAAAAATCTCAATTTCATGTAAGCATATTTTTCATTCTGCAAAATTACATTTCTCACACCACTCCCCCGCACTTCCATTTGCAAAAAAGGACAGTCAAGATTCTTTAGTGGATCTCAAAAATCTCTTGCCTCATCCCCAAGAGACACATCAATCAGCCAACCCAAACCCCACACAACCAGCTCAACCCAAACAGGAGAGAATTATGTTTAAAAAAGATGAAAAACTCAATATTCAAGAATTTGTCATTGCAACAAAAACCGAAGAGAAAAAAGTCAATATTCGCGTTGTGGATAAAATCCAACCACAAAAAGAAAATCCCTTTCTTAAAGATCATTTTCCCCTAGGAGCAACGCAAGCAATCAGCACAAGTGCAGAATTACTTAAAAAAATAAAAACTCAAGACTCTCAACCACAGAACCCCACACAAGAGCCACAAATATCTCCCTCTCAAAGCGCTACTTCAAGCCAACCCTACCACCCCTCACCTTCTTTAGATCAGCATATCTCAGATCATCCATATTCGCCAGAAGAAACACTTGAACTACCTACAGAAGATGCCTCTTTAAAAACTTCACCCCAAACCGATCTGCCCTCCCCAGAAGAAAATCCTAAGCATACTTCTTTGGCAACCCAATACCCCTCACAAGATCAACCTTCGCCCTCTCAAGATTCTATCTCTAGCACCCCTAGCCCAACTCCCCCATCACTTGCACCCTCACCCATTGCACCCAATGCATTTTCTAAGCCAAGAGTCGCCCATATCAAAACGCTTGAAGAAAACGAAGCATTGCTCAAAGAGATCGATCAGGGCAATGTCGCTATCCCCAAAGATTATAAACTCCCCCCCATCTCTCTTCTTTCTCCAGCTCCTCAACAAGAAAACGAGATTGATGAAAATGAGATTGATTCCAAAATTCAAAGCTTGCTTGAAAAGCTCTCTGTCTTTAAAATTGAGGGGGATGTGATACGCACCTATTCTGGTCCTATTATCACAACCCTTGAGTTTCGCCCAGCTCCCAATGTCAAAGTCAGCAGAATCCAAAGCTTAGAAAACGATATTGCAATGGCATTGGAGGCTAAATCTATCCGCATTCAAGCACCCATCCCAGGGAAAAATGTCGTAGGGATTGAGATTCCAAACTCCAATACCCAAACAATCTATCTTAGAGAAATCTTTGAATCTGAGATTTTTCAAAATTCAGCCTCACCCCTTACACTCGCCCTTGGAAAAGATGTGGTAGGCAATCCTTTCATCACAGATCTCAAAAAACTTCCACACCTTTTGATTGCGGGAACCACAGGTAGCGGAAAGAGCGTGGGAGTGAATGCGATGATTCTCTCTCTTCTTTATCGCAACTCTCCAGATGATCTCAAACTCATGATGGTTGATCCTAAAATGGTAGAGTTTATGCCCTATAGTGATTTGCCTCATCTAATCACCCCCATCATCACAGATCCCAAAAAGGCAGTGATTGGATTGGCCAATGCTGTGCGTGAAATGGAAAGACGCTACACCCTTATGAGTCAATCACGCACAAAAGAAATCATCAGCTACAATCAAAAAGCACAAGAAATGGGACTTGAGAAGTTTCCATATTTTGTCATCATTATCGATGAGCTAGCAGATTTGATGATGACAGCAGGCAAGGAAGTTGAATATTCTATGGCACGCATCGCTCAAATGGGGAGAGCTTCAGGAATGCACCTCATCGTCGCCACCCAAAGTCCAAGAGCAGAAGTGCTCACAGGTCTTATCAAAACCAATCTTCCTGCTCATCTAAGCTACAAGGTTGGGACAAAAATTGATGCGGGAATCATTGGTTGCGCAGGCGCAGAAACCCTTCTTGGTCGCGGAGATATGCTCTTCACTCCTCCTGGAGTAAGCGGATTGGTTCGCCTACACGCACCTTGGAGCAGTGAAGATGAAGTCAATGCGATCGTTAGCTATATCAAAGACCAAAGAGAAACACTCTATGATCCTTCATTTTTGCCAGAAGAAAAAGAGGTTTTTGGCGCATTGGATTGCAATGATCTTGATGATGAAACCGCTCAGCTTCTAGAAAGAGCCAAACAAATCATCATCCAAGATGGAAAAACTTCCATTAGCTACCTCCAGCGTAGACTTTCAATTGGCTACAACAAAGCCGCAACCCTTATTGAAAAACTTGAACAGATTGGGTTTCTATCCGAAGCAGATTCCAAAGGGAACCGTCAAATTTTGTAA
- a CDS encoding NAD(P)/FAD-dependent oxidoreductase, producing MNILIVGGGYGGLKTALTLQKRHTNAKVTLLSKHDYHYQTTLLHKVAVGTLSERKAKIYYRTLLNRVAFVKDKVMEICPEQNTVIGKLGKYSYDILVIALGFKPDDFGIKGVREYAFKLSSLNASLVLAKHIEWKFKDYHLKKDPNDLSFVICGSGLTGVEFTAELAHDLKRLCRIYGIDRKEVKITCIGRSSQVLPVFDPKLSQKAQKKLEDLGVKVLNGVSVKECQSDGVIVSEGGEERKIYAHTILWSAGVKGNDSIEYFSKMTSHKGRLKVDSKLKSEDYPNIYVVGDCAIYAQREVVYVPTAQLATQMGEYVGNLLADMAEGKTETKDFKFINRGSVCSIGHLDGVGVVFGYKISDGVSAFFKNLIENRWLFGIGGLKMVFKKGQFRYRSSD from the coding sequence ATGAATATCTTAATTGTTGGTGGAGGATATGGAGGGTTAAAAACAGCACTTACATTGCAAAAGCGCCACACAAATGCAAAAGTGACTCTTTTGAGCAAGCACGATTATCACTATCAAACAACTCTTTTGCATAAAGTTGCTGTTGGAACTTTGAGTGAGCGTAAAGCCAAGATTTATTATCGCACTTTGCTTAATCGTGTTGCTTTTGTTAAAGATAAGGTGATGGAAATTTGTCCTGAACAAAATACAGTCATTGGCAAACTTGGCAAGTATTCTTATGATATTTTAGTGATTGCCTTGGGGTTTAAACCTGATGATTTTGGAATCAAAGGTGTGCGAGAATATGCATTTAAACTCTCCTCTTTGAATGCATCTTTGGTGCTTGCAAAACACATTGAATGGAAGTTTAAAGATTATCATCTCAAGAAAGATCCCAATGATCTTTCTTTTGTGATTTGCGGGAGTGGCTTAACAGGTGTGGAATTTACAGCTGAGCTTGCACACGATTTGAAGCGATTGTGTCGTATTTATGGGATTGATCGCAAGGAAGTGAAAATTACTTGTATAGGAAGGTCTTCTCAGGTTTTGCCTGTATTTGATCCAAAGCTTAGTCAAAAGGCTCAAAAGAAGCTAGAAGATTTGGGTGTTAAAGTTTTAAATGGCGTTAGTGTCAAGGAGTGTCAAAGTGATGGCGTGATTGTCTCAGAAGGGGGAGAGGAGAGAAAGATCTATGCTCATACGATTCTTTGGTCTGCTGGAGTGAAGGGAAATGATAGCATTGAATATTTTTCCAAAATGACAAGCCACAAGGGAAGATTGAAAGTGGATTCTAAACTTAAGAGTGAAGATTATCCCAATATCTATGTGGTTGGAGATTGTGCAATTTATGCACAAAGGGAGGTCGTTTATGTTCCAACAGCTCAGCTTGCCACACAAATGGGAGAGTATGTGGGAAATCTTTTGGCTGATATGGCAGAGGGCAAAACAGAGACTAAGGATTTCAAATTTATCAATCGTGGATCAGTTTGCTCAATCGGGCATTTAGATGGAGTAGGGGTCGTATTTGGCTATAAGATCAGTGATGGTGTTAGTGCGTTTTTTAAGAATCTGATAGAAAATCGCTGGCTATTTGGGATTGGTGGATTGAAAATGGTCTTTAAAAAGGGGCAGTTTCGCTATCGCAGCAGTGACTAA
- a CDS encoding HTH domain-containing protein, which yields MARGYTFLDLAEEVLGKAKIPLACKEIWEKALEFGLVSKLGSVGKTPWQTLYAILYVGVKNEHFPLMIVSKKPTKFWLKSRQEELDSKELQKSIQLQIQKEEKANQKNYCERDLHPLLVKFLKESEEFNLCCKTIYHEESKKQKSGKNRWIHPDIVGVHFPFGFQEQTTELLKNFAQTPYELYSFELKIRIDFSNLRECYFQAVSNSSWANEGYLVVLECDESQEFMDELWRLNNAFGIGVIKLNADNLLDSEVLIPSDEREQLDFKTIDLLVGENPNFRNFIESINRNIKVSDSNYLIEKDFDRVFEDLEMKTYIKDKKIG from the coding sequence ATGGCAAGGGGATATACATTTTTGGACTTAGCAGAAGAGGTTTTGGGGAAGGCAAAGATTCCTCTTGCCTGTAAGGAGATTTGGGAAAAAGCCCTTGAGTTTGGGCTAGTTTCAAAGCTTGGAAGTGTTGGAAAAACTCCTTGGCAGACGCTATATGCAATTTTATATGTTGGGGTTAAAAATGAACATTTTCCTTTAATGATTGTTTCAAAAAAGCCTACAAAATTTTGGCTTAAATCACGCCAAGAAGAGCTAGATTCTAAAGAACTTCAAAAAAGCATTCAACTCCAAATTCAAAAAGAAGAAAAAGCAAATCAAAAAAACTATTGTGAGCGAGATTTGCATCCTTTGCTTGTGAAGTTTTTGAAAGAAAGTGAAGAATTTAATCTTTGTTGCAAAACAATTTATCACGAAGAAAGCAAAAAACAAAAAAGTGGGAAAAATCGCTGGATTCACCCTGATATTGTGGGAGTGCATTTTCCTTTTGGATTCCAAGAACAAACAACAGAGTTGCTCAAAAATTTTGCTCAAACACCCTATGAGCTTTATAGTTTTGAGTTGAAAATCCGAATTGATTTTTCAAATTTGAGAGAGTGCTATTTTCAAGCAGTGAGTAATTCAAGTTGGGCAAATGAGGGGTATTTGGTAGTTTTGGAATGCGATGAAAGTCAAGAGTTTATGGATGAACTTTGGAGATTAAATAATGCTTTTGGAATTGGAGTGATTAAGCTTAATGCTGATAATTTACTTGATTCTGAGGTTTTAATCCCCTCTGATGAGAGAGAACAATTAGATTTTAAAACCATCGATTTGCTTGTGGGAGAAAATCCAAATTTTAGAAATTTTATTGAATCGATCAATCGCAATATCAAAGTCTCAGATTCGAATTATCTTATTGAGAAAGATTTTGATAGAGTTTTTGAAGATTTGGAAATGAAAACATACATTAAAGACAAAAAGATTGGATAG